TGCTTACCTCCTATTGATATTTGTTAGGGTGTCGACCCGGAAATTATTGAACGCTTCGTAGATGTCCAGGATCGTATCCAGGTGAACCCCTCactggatgaagaaactcgaagTGACCTTGAAAGCTGGGTAGTCTTCAATGTCACTGGTTGCGGGTACGAATGTCCATCGACAAAACATGTTGATGCCTCAGTGGCGAAGTTGCTCGGCAGTGCACGGAATAGCGAGGCTTCCTCAGGTCCTCTTTCATTAGCCGGGCCTACTAGTACTCCAGGCACCAGCATCGATATTCCATCTGGTTGCTTTCGGACTGTGAAGCGCCTGTGTGATGATCTAGAAACCTCAATGACGAGATATCAAAAGTTGAAAGCAGAATCGGACATCTCGGAAATACGGTGGACTGTTTACAATCTACTGGATTCAACGCTACTGACATCCTGCGTACCCCAACCTGGACTTCTCTCTATACTCCGTACAATCTCCGACGCGTTGAAGATGGATTCCGAAATCCATCGAAGGCGGCTTCGCGTATTTGAGGAATGTCGAGAGAAGCTACTTTCATGGTGCGAGGTACTTACCTTTTCCCCTATATTTCTGTCATCAATCCCTACTCATGAATACATCTAGTCCTTCCCGGATGGTTATGCGGCTGAATGTACAGATCTCGTCAAAAACCAAATCTTCCCTCTTATCGATTTGGGAATGTAGTTTTGTTGTAGTTGGATTGGTAAGTCGCAGTTTCGATCATTGAGCCTCATCTGAACACAATCACAGACGGGTCGCAATTTGGTCGCAATTGGCAAAAACTTCAATCTGACGTTCGTCCATGATCCGGATAGGTAGTAATTGATTGATACTTGGCTATGCACATTAAACGACGTACTCTATATTACTTAACTTACGAAGAATTCCACCTGCAATTTTTGTGGAGACCATTACCGATGTGGGGGAACGCCTGTGGCCGACGCTGCGCTGGGCCTCCAAAGATACAAGGGCGGAAGACGTTTCAAGTGATAGTCCAAGCTAATTAGATTCACCCGTCACTAGTACCTAACAAGCTTTACACAGAATCTCTAACTAGGCGGCGGCGGTGGAGGAGGCGGAGCTTGTTGCGGCGGTTGAGGTTGTGCACCCCCCTCCGGAGTAACACCGTTATACCCAGCTTGGGCGTAATCTTGACTGtactgttgttgttgctgagTCGCAGCCCATTCCTAGAACTGGGGAGAGTTGACATCGTAACTGTATTGGGCCCTACAATCGCCACAGCCGATGTTCAGTACGAGGGACAGAAAACAAAGAAAGGCGACATCTACTCACCAATATGCTGCATAGGCTTCGGCTGTATTTTGCTGTTCTCCCTGAGGCGCAGTCGGTTGTTGTCCATGTGGAGGCGGAGATGCAGTCGAGGGAGGAGGCGGGGTATATACCTGGCTAAGCGTTAGTTCAAAGAACAGGTTAGCCCTCGTACGCAGGTCAAGTCAAACCAAGTCTTGATCAGTCGTTTAACGTCACGCGGCATTCAGTGATGGGGGGGAAAAGGTTTACTGCGAAACTGGTGAGTAATGGTACGAAACATACCGCCATTCCATTATACGCAGCATATTGAGCTTGATGAAGTTCCGTTTTTTGTTGTTGAGCCACACTGGCCATTTTTGCGTGTTCGGAGCGAACGATGAGCAGAAAATCTTCCGTGAGCACTTTCACTCTTGCGAATTTGCCCTCTTCTGGAGCGCTGTAGAACAGGTTCAAGTTAGACGACGAGAATCTAGGATAACGAGGAACGCACGTAATATGGATGTACAGAGGTTCGTCGCTCTCTTCACCCGTTTCCTGGTCGATAAAAACCAAATCTCATGCCCTTGCAGTTCCTGTTTCCTGTTGTACATAATTTACGAACGAGCACTGTGGAACACATTCAGACATCGAGCcgcagagaaagaaaaaacaagTTCAAACGCACGCTGGGCCTAACCACCTTCGTTCGTACATGGAAGTTTCGGATGGACTCGAGGCCAACGGGcaacttttctttctctacaGGCCTACAATGGCCCAACCGTCGATGAACGAGGGACGGCTGGGGAGTGTTCCCCTTGGGCCTTATCATATCCCTCCTATCCGACCCATACCGATTGCCATCAGTTCATTAACCTTGTCGATGGCTTTCGGGACTTTCTGTTACTGTGGCCTTGCTATAATTGGGATACCACACGCCGGTAGTACTTACTGCCAAATGCTCCAGTTCTCCTGGTAACCTACGAAGAGGGATGTTCGATGGACATGAAGAACCTTCGAGGAAAAAAACTATGGACACACCTCCTGTTGTCTGTCAGCAAATGTCGATACCTGACACTGTAAAAGTCAATGTCGTTTCCGCATCGGGTGGGATCTGTTATCGCACCGGTAAGTCCTGTGTCTCCCGCGAATCGGACTGACtctcctctttcttcttatcTGTTTTCTCTGTCTATTCGAGGTCGACAATTCAGCTAAGCGAACGAATGTGGACGAACATAATTCTCCTTTTCAAAAAGTAGAAGTAATGTTGCACGCGTTTTTAGAATCCCCGATGCGGTCTTGGACAGTTCTGCTGGAGGTCTTCCGACTGCGAGACCGCGTATGCTCGGTGCTATGGGATTCTCAGATGGTAAGAGCGAGTAACGAGGGAAGACGGACTGTCGGATACGAGAAGGCTCTGACTGAGTGTGTTGGCCCAATACTTGTTCCACAACATTCCCAACGGTTCATTATCGAGACTCGATTTGAAGACCTCTACTTCTGGTAATGATTGGCGTGGACACCGCAGTCTTCAACCTTGGTGAGCTGTATGTAGTGGTACTCGGAGGGAGAGGTTGGTCCTGGGGATAGGTACAGAAAACGCCGATGACTACTCTTCTGGAGGAATATCGAACGATTCTAGAATCCAAGCAGTTCGATAAGATGATGGGGAAGTCAAGAAGTCGAGTCACACGCACTACGACTGCGACGAATGGGTCTTGGAACTTCTGATTGTTCAGTTCCGTGCTGACATCGATACCAGACAACCAACATCCATATCCTGGATGAGAATGATACCATCCAATCGCATTTTCTAGCCTTCCCACCTGAAGTTCCAAAGTTGAGAAAAAGGTTAGGAGAAAAGGTTGGACTAAACGGCACGCACCCTCTCGCTTCCCGTGGTATACTGCACCATGTACTCTGCTGCCTCGTTCCCTGCATTTACACGCGTCTCGGTTCCTTGCACCGGTAATGCGAACGAATCCATGATGACCATGGTCGTGCCGATAACTTTCCCTTGCATCATTCATAATTTCGTAGGGTACGCCTGAATGTGCATGGATGACCTGGACAAATCTGGCATCGAGTAAGGTTCGACACAGGAAAAGTCGACAGCGTACCATCTTAATCAAAGCCACTGCTGAAATCTTGCATTGTTTGAAATAGTGGGGACTGCAGTTACAACGTTTTAGCTGTTATTCTTCATTCGAGTCTTTGAAGAGTCCTTACTCATCCTTCCAGAGAGCCGCGTCTATGACCTTTTTTTGTTCTTCACGATAGAATTTGAAAATTTCATCCTCTGGTGATATTTCCCTGACGTTGTTGAGAAGGTCGAAAGTTTGTCTAGCCGTGCTCGAAGAAGCCGCCATCGTTGCACGATCGCTGTACAAACGGGTTATCAGGTCAAAGAAGGCACGAAATATGGAAGGACCAAGGCACACCTGGATCGTGAAAAGCTTATTTCACGCGTTTGAGTGGACAATGGAGGTCAGACGAAAGCCAACAATGTCACGCTGTAACCACCATGACGCCCACAAACGCCTCCTCTCCAACGAATTTGACACGGGCTTCATCTGTGCACGATATCAATGCAGACGATCCACCGTTTGGATCTAGATTCCTCACCGACGAGTCCCTAGTCTTCACACAAAACGCATGGGACCACGTTCCTCCTCCAACAGATCAAGACGAAACCATCGCTACATCTTTAGCCAAACAGCGTCTCTCACCGGTACCCACACAAGATAGAGCCAAGTACAACGAGAAACCAGCTAGACATTGGGACAatttctacaaaaacaacacgAGTAATTTTTTCAAAGATAGGAAATGGTTGCATAACGAGTTCCCCAAGCTAGTCGAGTCTACCAAGGCTGAGGTGAGTCATAATTTTTCTTCTCGCTCCAAGTCTGTCTTCACTTCCTTAGGCAGGTCCGATGAAAATAGCAGAGATAGGATGTGGAGCAGGCAACTCGGTTTTTCCTCTCCTTGCTGCGAATGAAAACCCTCAACTCGAGTTGTACGCGTACGATTATTCAAATCATGCTGTCAAGCTGGTACAAAACAATCCACTATATACATCTCCGCCCGTTGGAAAGATTCATGCAGCTGTGTGGGATCTGTCATCACCAGATGCTCTACCGCCTGGCGTGGAGGAGGGATCGGTTGACATCGTAGTGCTGGTTTTTGTGCTGAGTGCATTACATCCTGATGAGTGGGAGCGTGCAGTTTCAAATGTGCATAAGGTGTGCTTCATTGAATATCTTCGTTCCTCTTCGCTTGACCGACCCGTAATCTTAGATCCTCAAACCAGGTGGCCTAGTCTTATTAAGAGACTATGGTCGATACGATCTCACACAGCTGAGATTCAAGGCGGGAAGATTGTTGGACGACGAGTTTGGCAATTTTTACATCCGGGGAGATAAGACGAGGGTGTACTTTTTCGAATTGGGTGTGCGATCTTGCTTCATACTTTCTTCAAACGAATGTTCCATTCACCTCGCCACAGATGAGCTGGCTGATATTTTCACGGGCGCACGACCCTCTCCTATCTCCGCGACGAGCACAACAACGACCACAGAGATGGAAGATGAGGGACTTGAACCTACAATcgttgatgaagaagttccAGCCCCGCGGGTTGGAACACCCCTACTGACAAATGACCCACAAATTCATCCACGTCTTCTCGAACCATCTTCGCTCCACCATCCCCTTTTTCATATCGAACAGCTGGGTATTGACCGTCGCCCGACCGTGAACCGGAAGCGGCAACTGAAGATGTACCGAGTTTGGATGCAAGGCGTTTTTCAGAAAGTGGGTCGAACAGGCGCGGGGGAGACGTTGTGAGGGATTGGTGGATGAGGTTCTCCCTGGACCTACGTATACGTAGTGAATCGCCAAATTATAGTACAGGGGTCTATAGTAGTAGGAGCCAGCCAAGTCCAACCTCTTCGCCATCAAAATTGAGTGTCATTGTCGCTTTATGGGCCGTAAAGGTAGCCTTGACACTGAACAGCAACGGTGTTTTCTCGTCGGATGTTGCATCGGCAAGAGTTATCGAAGACTGTGTCGATTCGCGATACGGAGATCGTCTTACCTTTTACAATCGAAAGTCAGCAaggctctttcttctctataATTAGACTTGAGATTGTTGTGGAAGAAGGTAAGGGTGTTCAAGATGTAATAGGAGCGGCAGAGTGACGGAACCGTCCGGCTGGTCACGGTCTCACCGTTTCTCCTGCACACCATCTTCATAGCTGCTCTTTATGACTCTTCCAGGATAATCGAATCTTTCCCACAATGTCATGCAGGGAATTTAGATGCAGAAGGAGCTGTTGAAGGTCATCTGGACCATCAGACAGCGCAACGTGTTTGTTGAATTGTCCCCTCCCAGATACCCAGTGCATTCGTCTGTCGCTCTACTCGCTCTCGATGTCGTCGCCGCCTCCGTTTCTGCCTTCACCGACCAATCATATGTTCAATGAAATGCAGTATTCCACGATAAATGGCGGAGAGTTCTACAACGTGGGCCGTGACCTCGTTCGAAATTTCCATGCTACGGCCGCCAACCGTGAGTCAAGATAATAGTGAAGTATCCAATCCAGACTGAGGTTTTTACAGCACATAAAACGCTATGGGATGCAATCGCTGGCGTTGGAGCTTCCTACAATTCTGCCTTGCAGTTTGACCGCGGCAGCTGTCTGTCTGGGACCCGAGAAGCAGTTTTACGAGATATCCATGAATGGAGCATCTCAGGAAGAGATTCTCCACCCGTATGCTGGCTTTCGGGAACTGCaggtgtaggaaagtcggcCATCGCGTTGACAGTTGCCAAGTCACGCGCCAAAAACAATGGACTTGCagcctcttttttcttcttcagatccGACCCCAAGCGcaacaacccttccttcctcatcctGACGCTTGCGCACAGTCTTGTTACCACAAGGCCATCGCTACGCCGTATCATTCATGACAAGATCGCCGCCGATCCCAGGATCTTGGAAGCCACTTTGGAACATCAATTTACAGAGCTCATTGTCTCTCCATTACAGGAAAGGAGATGGTGGAGACGTCTGCAGGAACGACTATTGCCTCAGTTGGTTCAACCCAATCTCGTCATTATTGACGGCCTGGACGAGTGCAAGGACAGCGACACCCAGTTGCGACTTATCTCCATACTAACATCTGCCTATCAACAATTCCCTCATTTCCCTCTGCGACTTCTGATCTGTAGCCGTCCTGAATCATGGATTCGAGAGGCCTTCAATCTCCCAAACAATCATATCCTCACTAAACACATAAAGTTGGATGATTCCTATTTGCCGAACAAAGACATTGAACAGTACTTTTGCAGGGAGTTCACCAGCATTCGCACAAACACCAAATACTCCCAGGTTGAATTTCCTAACCCATGGCCTTCCGAAGCTGACATTCACCGTTTGGTTTACAATGCTTCAGCCCAATTTATTTATGCGGTGACTGCAATGAAAGTTGTGAAAACGGAATTCTCACACCCTATTGAACAGCTTCAAATAATCCTTGATCATCCATCCAATCAAATCTCTCTGGAATCTCCATTTCCTGAGCTCGACAACCTTTATCATATAATACTTTCTGCCAATCCTAGACGAGACAAGCTTCTCTCTATCCTTAGTGCAATTCTTCTACTGCCAGAGGAAGCCAAAACCCCAAAGTTTATTGAATTATTGCTTGGATTCTCCCATGGAGAAGTTGACCTGTCATTGCGAGGAATGCACTCAGTACTCGACATTTGCGGCGCGACGGACGATATTCGAGTTTATCACACTTCCTTCACTGATTACCTCTGCACCAAGTCTCGATCTGCCGAGTTCTACATTGATGAGCCTTGGCAACGTGATTTCCTTGCTTGTCGATGGCTCACCACTCTTGATCAACAGGCAAAGAGGTATGGAAAACATTAGTGATCAAATTGGACCTCTTATATCTTGTTTACAGCTTACATTACTGGATCTCTTTGCGAGAATGCGGCAACTTTTGCTCCACTGTGAAACAGCCGAGCGAGCAATTGCTGTATGAACTTGGATCTCTTGATCTGCTCAGCCTTATTGTTGCTACTGGTGTCAATCTGCAAGTTGAAAGCCTGATGCGTGGGTCATGCCAGCGGTGGGCCTTATTATTCCGTTGCTTTCAAACCATCGCTTCCTGGTTGAATCAAGAGGTATGTTTCTCAGTGTTAAATGTGCTTACCTCCTATTGATATTTGTTAGGGTGTCGATCCACAAATCATTGAACACTTTGTAGATGTCCAGGATCGTATCCAGGTGAACCCCTCactggatgaagaaactcgaagTGACCTTGAAAGCTGGATAATTCTCAATGTCACTTGTTGCAGGTGGAGATGTCCGGTGACAGACTCCATTGATGCCTCAGTGGCAAAATTGTTTGCTGGTGTGCAGAATACCGAGTCTTCCTCAGGTCCTCTTTCATTAGCTGGGCCTACTAGTACTCCAGGTGTCTGCATTGACATTCCATATGGTTGCTTTCAGACTGTGAAGCACCTGTGCTATGATCTAGAAATTTTAATGGCAAGATTTCAAAAGTTGGAAGCAGGTGACAAAGACATCAAGTTGGAACTGTGGGGAATAAGGATGACTGTTTACAATCTACTGTGTTCGACACTACTGACATTCTGTCATCCTCAACCTGAACTTCTCTCTATACTCTGTACAATCTCTGAGGTGGGGAAGATGTTATCAAATATTCATTCAACACAGTTTTATGCACAGAAGAAGGAACATCGAGATGAGCTACTGTCATGGTGCAAGGTACTTACCTCTTCCCCTATACTCTCTGTCATCTGAATCCCTACTCACAAATGTATCTAGTCCTTCCCAGATGGTTATGCTGAATGTACAGATCTTGTCAAAAACCAAATCTTGCCTTGCTTTGATATTATGTAGTAGTTTTGTTGTAGTTGGTAATGggcaaagtataccactctggaaacaacctaatatcagagctatggagGTAGCACCAACAAATCAAGCCAAACACTAGTacacctccatgtaaagtctatgaataactctacacaccagaaaagattgcaagggtatGCTTGGCAAAGattacacacaagatcacacTCTTATGAAATGAagttgtaactgcaagtgtgaaacaccacagctatgggtTCAAAGGGTTTGTAGAAAGCTCTGTTCaagtttattgtccagtgaactaagtgggactctgaattttgtctatggcagactaattcaaatgattggagactatttcACTTGacagacacgaaaactaagtccttggtGTCATGCCTGCATGCCAATTTTAACGAAATATACAATATTTTCTATGTTTTATGATGATATGGGTAAATCTGAAGGCACATATTATAAGTGCTTTGGGACGATAGATACATTGTATGAGAACTAGGGTGTCACGAACCAAGCACCCAGACACTTTGACTTAATGGGTAAGACTGTCCCGACAGGTACTGGCCCCTGGTACATTCTGTTAAGCGCTGATTATCGACCGATCGAACCCTGCTGACTCCCTTTCAACCCCAAATTAACTGACAACCAGCTGTTATTGCCACGGACCTCATGTTACAGTCATGTAATATTGCGCAAACCTCCGCCGAATGTACACCTCATGG
Above is a genomic segment from Marasmius oreades isolate 03SP1 chromosome 4, whole genome shotgun sequence containing:
- a CDS encoding uncharacterized protein (MEROPS:MER0122119) encodes the protein MAASSSTARQTFDLLNNVREISPEDEIFKFYREEQKKVIDAALWKDDPHYFKQCKISAVALIKMVIHAHSGVPYEIMNDARESYRHDHGHHGFVRITGARNRDACKCRERGSRVHGAVYHGKREGGKARKCDWMVSFSSRIWMLVVWYRCQHGTEQSEVPRPIRRSRKSFDIPPEE
- a CDS encoding uncharacterized protein (BUSCO:EOG09263IT0), with translation MTPTNASSPTNLTRASSVHDINADDPPFGSRFLTDESLVFTQNAWDHVPPPTDQDETIATSLAKQRLSPVPTQDRAKYNEKPARHWDNFYKNNTSNFFKDRKWLHNEFPKLVESTKAEAGPMKIAEIGCGAGNSVFPLLAANENPQLELYAYDYSNHAVKLVQNNPLYTSPPVGKIHAAVWDLSSPDALPPGVEEGSVDIVVLVFVLSALHPDEWERAVSNVHKILKPGGLVLLRDYGRYDLTQLRFKAGRLLDDEFGNFYIRGDKTRVYFFELGVRSCFILSSNECSIHLATDELADIFTGARPSPISATSTTTTTEMEDEGLEPTIVDEEVPAPRVGTPLLTNDPQIHPRLLEPSSLHHPLFHIEQLGIDRRPTVNRKRQLKMYRVWMQGVFQKVGRTGAGETL